In Lactococcus garvieae subsp. garvieae, the following proteins share a genomic window:
- a CDS encoding PTS sugar transporter subunit IIA: MRIQRNLIKLNKHFETKEEAIEYCGSLLHDAGCVTAAYIPAMVQRNEELSVYMGNFIAIPHGTDEAKKEVKKTGICIVQVPRGINFGDAEERKVATVLFGIAGVGDEHLELIQKISLFCADVDNVVKIADAQNVDEIAAYFEN, encoded by the coding sequence ATGAGAATTCAAAGAAATCTGATAAAACTAAATAAACATTTTGAAACAAAAGAAGAAGCCATTGAATATTGTGGCTCACTGCTTCATGATGCAGGCTGTGTGACAGCAGCGTATATCCCAGCTATGGTTCAACGTAATGAGGAACTCTCTGTATATATGGGAAATTTTATCGCTATCCCTCATGGCACGGATGAGGCAAAAAAAGAGGTTAAAAAAACGGGCATATGTATTGTGCAAGTGCCTCGGGGCATAAACTTTGGCGATGCTGAAGAACGAAAAGTAGCGACTGTTTTATTTGGAATAGCAGGTGTAGGAGATGAACATTTGGAGCTCATCCAAAAAATCTCGCTTTTCTGTGCGGATGTTGATAATGTTGTTAAAATCGCAGATGCACAAAACGTTGACGAAATCGCAGCATACTTTGAAAACTAG
- a CDS encoding mannitol-1-phosphate 5-dehydrogenase — MKKAVHFGAGNIGRGFIGEILYKNGFEITFVDVNEKIINALNEEKKYTIELAEEAHEKIQVHSVSGINNAQNPEAVVEAIAQADIVTTAIGPNILPFIAELIAKGIQKRKGQGNEKPLDILACENMIGGSEFLFEKVKEYLTPVDVEFVDSKIGFPNAAVDRIVPNQSHEDPLYVVVEPFREWVVDESQLKNSEVKLEGVHYAKDLEPFIERKLFSVNSGHATVAYTGAYYGYQTILEALQNNEVLASLKDVQAETRQLLLAKWDFTEEELKAYHETIIERFSNTEIVDEISRVARTPMRKLGYDERFIRPIRELSERGLSYQSHLEVVGKIFAYKDDNDKEAMTLQEALEEKGLNAVIREVTRLTDETLIAEIEASAKKYMK; from the coding sequence ATGAAAAAAGCAGTACATTTTGGCGCAGGAAATATCGGACGTGGTTTCATCGGAGAAATCTTATATAAGAACGGTTTTGAAATTACCTTTGTAGATGTCAATGAAAAAATCATCAACGCTTTAAATGAAGAAAAAAAATATACCATAGAGCTGGCAGAAGAAGCGCATGAAAAAATTCAAGTCCATAGCGTTTCCGGCATTAACAATGCGCAGAATCCTGAAGCAGTTGTTGAGGCTATCGCGCAGGCAGATATCGTTACTACAGCCATTGGGCCCAACATACTTCCTTTTATCGCGGAACTGATTGCTAAAGGCATTCAAAAGCGTAAAGGCCAAGGAAATGAAAAACCATTAGACATTCTTGCTTGTGAAAACATGATTGGGGGTTCTGAATTTCTTTTTGAGAAGGTCAAAGAATACTTAACACCAGTTGATGTAGAATTTGTAGATTCGAAGATCGGCTTTCCCAATGCAGCAGTCGACCGTATCGTGCCCAATCAATCCCATGAAGATCCGCTCTACGTTGTTGTTGAGCCCTTCCGTGAATGGGTGGTGGACGAAAGTCAACTGAAAAATAGTGAAGTAAAGCTTGAGGGTGTTCATTATGCCAAAGATTTGGAGCCTTTTATTGAACGTAAGCTCTTCTCTGTCAACAGCGGTCATGCCACAGTGGCTTATACAGGTGCATACTATGGTTACCAAACGATTTTAGAAGCCTTGCAAAACAATGAAGTATTAGCCTCACTTAAAGATGTTCAAGCTGAAACACGTCAGTTGCTCTTAGCCAAATGGGACTTTACTGAAGAAGAGCTAAAAGCTTATCATGAAACGATTATTGAGCGCTTCTCAAACACAGAGATTGTGGATGAGATAAGCCGGGTAGCACGAACACCTATGCGTAAGCTAGGATACGACGAACGCTTTATTCGCCCAATCCGTGAACTTTCTGAACGAGGTTTATCTTATCAAAGTCATCTGGAAGTTGTGGGTAAAATATTTGCCTACAAAGACGACAATGATAAAGAAGCTATGACTTTGCAAGAAGCCTTAGAAGAAAAAGGCCTTAATGCTGTTATTCGTGAAGTCACTCGTCTTACAGATGAGACCTTGATTGCGGAGATTGAGGCTAGTGCGAAAAAATATATGAAGTGA
- a CDS encoding ArsC/Spx/MgsR family protein, which yields MSIHETERTVGEALIKVYYRKPCTASQKANSWFQNYGIEAKYVRIEKISETDLLEILSLSEGGFSEITKKSRTSSKKTLKALMRLNQLTFKEALSFVTEHPECLITPIIISKNKMLVGYNEVEMRKFIPRYLRD from the coding sequence TTGTCTATACATGAAACGGAAAGAACTGTAGGTGAAGCCTTGATTAAAGTATATTACCGCAAACCTTGTACCGCCAGTCAGAAAGCAAATTCCTGGTTTCAGAACTATGGGATAGAAGCAAAATATGTCCGAATTGAAAAAATATCAGAAACAGATTTATTGGAAATTTTATCTCTATCTGAAGGTGGCTTTTCAGAAATCACCAAAAAATCACGCACATCTTCAAAGAAAACGTTGAAAGCTTTAATGAGACTCAATCAATTAACTTTTAAAGAAGCTCTTTCTTTCGTCACTGAACATCCAGAATGTTTGATTACCCCCATTATCATTAGTAAAAATAAGATGTTGGTAGGCTATAACGAAGTCGAAATGAGAAAGTTCATTCCACGTTATCTGCGTGATTAA
- a CDS encoding BglG family transcription antiterminator: protein MLVTQREQQIIQEFLVKKTLTVADMMEATGASRRTIYRDLDKFQLTLPHMDVYLRTSPEGYYLEGNLARLEQLQELKEFSPQERQKAELVLLVTQHFSLEGLAERFAVSLPTVISDLKQIEKICEENELLLHQGDDIWITGKEETIRSVLVSILNDAMSISEALNGDFAEGKISSFLETQFLEKAKTVFEKNVEIKAVDKSKVLMQFFLGITLLRINQGKTVSTGLSRKPSKEAIAFVREIIQELGGTAFNLAEIVYLASIYDVLYFGFGREVLFMEKFDSQFSYKVRQLISEVSQKMDIAFIKDDKLYGLLYAHLKETEILPDLSSEKENKFIKKIEADNKKVFKVVQEVLPKVFARKFSSTDIAFVTLHFVATLERSDLVLPLTAAIVTSRGRISCEFLISHLKKNFPFLKRIDIIQMSEIPDLAHYDVVFTTEKELDYIYVSRILDQKNTDDIRHQLRVIQQEARKENREDEPRHTVDLSRLFTISNTLLEQFSLETLENPADLQAVIERIVQRLGFSEKEGLARLLLERFEATHLAIPDTNIALLHGLYETVPYPLFKIYDLEERIEVIAMNQEKISVNRVLLLLAPPEVDHYATYLLGRISSSIIENKLYTKIYDSGNQEVVEELVKTIMTESIQKYGE, encoded by the coding sequence GTGTTAGTAACACAACGTGAACAACAAATTATTCAAGAATTTTTAGTGAAGAAAACCTTGACCGTTGCGGATATGATGGAAGCCACTGGAGCCAGTAGAAGAACCATTTATCGAGATCTGGATAAATTTCAATTGACCTTGCCTCATATGGATGTTTATTTACGCACTTCACCAGAAGGCTATTATCTGGAAGGAAATCTAGCGAGATTAGAGCAACTTCAAGAGCTTAAAGAGTTTTCACCCCAAGAAAGACAGAAAGCTGAGCTTGTTCTTTTAGTCACCCAGCATTTTTCTCTTGAAGGATTAGCAGAACGTTTTGCGGTAAGTTTGCCCACTGTTATTTCGGATTTGAAACAAATAGAAAAGATTTGTGAAGAAAATGAACTCCTTTTACATCAAGGAGACGACATTTGGATTACTGGAAAAGAAGAAACAATTCGTTCGGTCTTGGTTTCGATATTAAATGACGCAATGAGTATCAGTGAAGCATTGAATGGCGATTTTGCAGAAGGAAAAATATCTTCGTTTTTGGAAACACAGTTTTTGGAGAAAGCAAAAACGGTCTTTGAAAAAAATGTCGAGATAAAAGCTGTCGATAAAAGTAAGGTTTTGATGCAATTTTTCCTTGGCATAACACTTCTAAGGATCAACCAAGGTAAAACAGTTTCAACTGGACTGTCACGTAAGCCAAGTAAAGAAGCCATTGCCTTTGTAAGGGAAATTATCCAAGAGTTAGGAGGAACAGCCTTTAATCTTGCAGAGATTGTATATCTCGCCAGTATTTATGATGTACTTTACTTTGGCTTTGGCCGTGAAGTCCTTTTTATGGAAAAATTCGACAGCCAATTTTCTTATAAAGTGCGTCAACTCATCAGTGAAGTTTCACAAAAAATGGATATTGCTTTTATCAAGGACGATAAACTCTATGGCCTTCTTTATGCTCACTTAAAAGAAACAGAAATTTTACCGGATCTTTCCTCCGAAAAAGAAAATAAGTTTATCAAAAAGATTGAAGCAGACAACAAAAAAGTTTTCAAAGTTGTGCAGGAAGTTCTGCCAAAAGTGTTTGCACGGAAATTCTCCAGTACAGATATTGCCTTTGTAACTTTACATTTCGTAGCCACTCTCGAACGAAGTGATCTGGTCCTTCCCTTAACAGCAGCAATTGTGACCAGTCGGGGACGAATTTCTTGTGAATTTCTGATTAGTCACTTAAAGAAAAATTTCCCCTTTTTGAAGCGTATCGATATCATCCAAATGTCTGAAATTCCGGATTTGGCGCACTATGATGTAGTATTCACAACAGAAAAAGAGCTGGATTATATCTATGTGAGCCGTATATTGGATCAGAAAAATACAGATGATATTCGTCACCAATTGCGGGTGATTCAACAAGAGGCAAGGAAAGAAAACAGAGAAGATGAGCCCCGACATACGGTCGATTTAAGTAGATTATTCACTATAAGTAATACTTTATTGGAGCAATTTTCTCTGGAAACTTTAGAAAATCCAGCAGATTTGCAAGCTGTTATTGAACGGATAGTACAGCGCCTGGGTTTTTCAGAAAAAGAAGGGTTGGCCAGGCTCTTGTTAGAACGTTTTGAGGCGACTCACTTAGCCATTCCGGACACGAATATCGCACTGCTTCATGGTCTTTATGAAACAGTACCGTATCCGCTTTTCAAAATATATGATTTAGAGGAGCGCATAGAAGTAATAGCCATGAACCAAGAAAAGATAAGCGTTAATCGTGTCCTTTTACTATTAGCACCTCCAGAAGTTGATCACTATGCGACATATCTCTTGGGAAGAATATCGAGCTCGATCATCGAAAATAAACTGTATACGAAAATTTATGATTCTGGAAACCAAGAAGTTGTAGAAGAACTTGTAAAAACGATTATGACTGAATCAATCCAAAAATATGGAGAATAA
- a CDS encoding metallophosphoesterase: MQNPKTKTPPRTSKKTKNKTKRVLLSILSLFILLIIALPFYAWKVEPFLVHVNHVELGKKNDRTPLNVVQISDLQVSEYYETNRLDKVIEKVNAQKPDILLFTGDLFDNYSKYPEQRAPMIEKLNAFKANIGKYAVWGNHDYGGGAVRVYEDVMSAGGFTVLRNQGETLTLSDGRQIFLGGLDDSLLGNPSVSDTLAYRQNYDYAITMTHEPDVADAFIGTDTQLVLAGHSHGGQVWIPFYPIKNVLAEKYTRGLYQLDAITQLYVNTGIGTTSIHARFGVIPEVTQFTIYI, from the coding sequence ATGCAAAACCCAAAAACAAAAACACCTCCAAGAACCAGTAAAAAAACCAAAAATAAAACGAAGCGCGTCCTCTTATCTATCCTAAGCTTATTTATATTGCTCATCATTGCTCTGCCTTTCTATGCTTGGAAAGTTGAGCCCTTCCTTGTGCATGTCAATCATGTTGAGCTGGGGAAGAAAAATGACCGAACACCACTAAATGTTGTACAAATCTCTGATTTGCAGGTTTCCGAGTATTATGAAACGAATCGTTTAGATAAGGTGATTGAGAAGGTCAATGCTCAAAAGCCAGATATTCTCTTGTTTACAGGGGATTTGTTCGATAATTACTCCAAGTATCCAGAACAAAGGGCACCAATGATTGAAAAATTAAATGCCTTTAAGGCCAATATCGGAAAGTATGCCGTTTGGGGCAATCATGATTATGGTGGTGGCGCAGTCCGCGTCTATGAAGATGTCATGTCAGCGGGTGGATTTACCGTGCTAAGAAACCAGGGAGAAACACTAACATTGAGCGACGGTCGTCAAATTTTCTTAGGTGGACTGGATGACTCTCTTTTAGGAAATCCTTCGGTATCCGATACGCTTGCTTACCGTCAAAACTATGATTATGCCATTACCATGACACATGAACCTGATGTTGCGGATGCTTTTATCGGTACAGATACACAGCTGGTTTTAGCAGGACATAGTCACGGTGGTCAGGTCTGGATTCCCTTCTACCCGATAAAAAATGTTCTTGCAGAGAAGTATACACGTGGTTTATACCAGCTTGATGCAATTACACAACTTTATGTCAATACAGGGATAGGGACCACATCAATTCACGCACGTTTTGGCGTTATTCCTGAAGTAACACAGTTCACTATTTATATTTAA
- a CDS encoding DUF3048 domain-containing protein, whose amino-acid sequence MKKKVIAIIIVLLAGAVGLFLWQTKVSAPNTPKEEVKQEKETGPVRSELTGLETTVDKAKRPITAVMVENSPEARPQSGLKDAGVVFEAVAEGGITRFVALYQEAQPDLIGPVRSIRPYFVEWAAGFDAGLAHVGGSELALNMVKSGDYVADLDQFKAPEGIFWRSEDRVAPHNMYTKMSGLDKYMAKLDKKKSDFQSWDRQALKSDKTESDLPAAQAIRLPVSTGIFEVSYHYNTASKTYQRFQGGEAHQDREKGQISPDVVIAIMVNQKLSGDGNHMDIKTTGTGKVYIFQNGKVQEGNWAKPNAQTNISFTDEQGNKIPLKSGQTWITAVDNSREVVWE is encoded by the coding sequence ATGAAGAAAAAAGTAATCGCTATCATCATCGTCCTTTTAGCTGGTGCAGTTGGGCTCTTCCTTTGGCAAACGAAGGTCTCTGCTCCAAACACACCAAAAGAAGAAGTAAAACAAGAGAAAGAAACTGGACCCGTTCGCTCTGAATTAACGGGGCTGGAAACAACTGTCGATAAGGCAAAACGGCCGATAACAGCTGTAATGGTGGAGAATTCACCAGAAGCACGTCCACAATCCGGTCTTAAAGATGCGGGAGTGGTTTTTGAAGCTGTCGCCGAAGGAGGCATTACACGCTTTGTGGCCCTTTATCAGGAAGCACAGCCTGATTTGATTGGCCCTGTTCGTTCTATTCGTCCATACTTTGTAGAGTGGGCAGCAGGTTTTGATGCTGGCTTAGCTCATGTAGGCGGCTCAGAGTTAGCCTTGAACATGGTCAAGTCCGGGGATTATGTCGCAGACTTGGATCAATTTAAAGCACCTGAGGGTATCTTCTGGCGTTCTGAGGACCGCGTGGCACCACATAATATGTATACGAAAATGAGCGGTTTGGACAAATATATGGCCAAACTAGATAAGAAAAAATCTGATTTCCAAAGCTGGGACAGACAAGCGCTCAAGTCCGATAAAACAGAAAGTGACCTGCCAGCTGCTCAAGCCATCAGACTTCCAGTCTCTACCGGTATTTTTGAAGTCAGCTATCATTACAATACAGCCAGCAAGACCTATCAACGTTTCCAAGGCGGTGAAGCACATCAAGACCGAGAAAAAGGTCAAATTTCACCCGATGTAGTTATTGCCATCATGGTCAATCAAAAATTATCCGGAGATGGTAACCACATGGATATCAAAACGACGGGTACAGGTAAGGTCTATATTTTCCAAAACGGCAAAGTCCAGGAAGGCAATTGGGCAAAACCAAATGCACAAACAAATATCAGCTTCACCGACGAACAAGGGAATAAAATTCCGCTCAAGTCTGGTCAGACTTGGATAACAGCGGTTGATAATAGTCGGGAAGTTGTTTGGGAGTAA
- a CDS encoding ArgE/DapE family deacylase: MTLDAIKILQDVVQINSVNGNEEEVANYLRELLQEHDIESKIIPYIEGRASLVAEIGNGRGPVIGFDGHEDTVSLGDVSKWTHHPLSATVTEDGKMYGRGTTDMKSGLVAAVVAMINLKESGLPLNGTVRLLATVGEEKGELGAGQLAELGYADDMEALVVCEPTGGDFTTLQQMKGTFPLDIPEFDGEMRLIFIGHKGSVNYKVHAKGKAAHSSMPELGKNAIEGLLKFYDKQKVYFDKLTEEDDLLGPTIPVVTLINGGEQINTVPANASMGVKIRTIPALPNEKLISDIQALIDECNREQDVELSLEVTENVAPVKSSPDSKIVKVTSEVLEEHLQQKAPQVGVSGGTDASQFVRANPNLDIVVCGPGNATAHAVDEYVLIDSFLDFIKIYEDMIQKYFAS; the protein is encoded by the coding sequence ATGACTTTAGATGCTATAAAAATATTACAAGATGTGGTCCAAATCAACTCAGTCAATGGCAACGAAGAAGAAGTGGCGAACTATTTGCGTGAATTGCTTCAAGAGCATGATATTGAATCCAAGATAATCCCTTACATCGAAGGCCGCGCCAGTCTTGTTGCCGAGATTGGCAACGGCAGGGGACCGGTGATCGGTTTTGATGGGCATGAAGATACTGTTTCTTTAGGGGATGTGAGCAAGTGGACTCATCACCCTTTGAGTGCGACTGTGACCGAAGATGGAAAAATGTATGGGCGTGGCACTACAGATATGAAGTCTGGCCTTGTCGCAGCCGTTGTGGCCATGATTAATCTTAAAGAAAGTGGCCTTCCTCTGAATGGTACAGTACGCTTACTCGCTACGGTTGGCGAAGAAAAGGGTGAACTTGGAGCAGGTCAGCTTGCAGAACTTGGCTATGCCGATGATATGGAAGCCTTAGTTGTATGCGAGCCAACAGGTGGCGACTTTACCACATTGCAACAAATGAAAGGTACTTTTCCGCTCGATATTCCGGAGTTCGACGGGGAGATGCGTCTCATTTTTATTGGACACAAGGGTTCGGTCAACTATAAGGTGCATGCCAAAGGTAAAGCTGCGCACAGCTCAATGCCAGAGCTGGGGAAAAATGCCATCGAAGGATTACTTAAGTTTTATGATAAACAAAAAGTATATTTTGATAAACTGACAGAAGAAGATGATCTTTTAGGTCCAACTATTCCTGTCGTGACTTTGATTAATGGTGGCGAACAGATCAATACTGTTCCGGCCAATGCAAGTATGGGTGTAAAAATCCGTACCATTCCCGCGCTGCCTAATGAAAAATTGATTTCCGATATACAAGCACTGATTGATGAATGTAATCGTGAGCAAGATGTAGAGTTATCTTTAGAGGTCACTGAAAATGTTGCACCTGTCAAAAGTAGTCCAGACTCAAAAATAGTAAAAGTGACTTCCGAAGTTTTGGAAGAACATCTGCAGCAAAAAGCACCACAAGTTGGTGTATCTGGTGGAACAGATGCTTCACAGTTTGTAAGGGCTAATCCTAACCTTGATATTGTGGTTTGTGGACCCGGAAATGCTACAGCGCACGCTGTTGACGAATATGTCCTTATAGATAGCTTTTTAGACTTTATCAAAATATACGAAGACATGATTCAAAAATATTTTGCAAGTTGA
- a CDS encoding PTS transporter subunit EIIC: MKEKTSLKVRVQKLGTALSNMVMPNIPILIAWGVLTMFFIPDGFTPNSTFAAMVGPMLVFLIPVMIGYTGGKNIYDHRGGVVGAIATFGSIVATATTAMGGLNETGNVPMILGAMILGPLGAWVIKKFDQVVQPRIKAGLEMLINNFSAGLVGFGISLFAVKVVGPLVAALTDIMGQGVDFLVSNHLIPLANVFIELAKILFLNNAINQGILTPLGIQQASEQGKSLLFLLEANPGPGLGILIAFWLFGKGSAKATAPGAMIIQFIGGIHEIYFPYVMMKPALFFAVIAGGVSGTLTNNFLGAGLQAPASPGSIIAITGMASGKAAGGVGNILSVWAGILVAAGVSFLVASFILKRDKSMVDDSALEEAQANVSEAKAVAKGQAPSHETVDFSAVKHVIFACDAGMGSSAMGASILRNKVNKAGLPQDVTNIAIANLKAGPDTIVVTQEELAARAATMSPDAIRYSVSNFLNSPKYDEIISQLSQTQASESAKSERVTLTNNSIVEEEIDLNQIDEVVFAHDGEHIGSATMGKETLGAIFKMNGIQLPISDVEFLGLAAFNAANIMIVTTEAFTHRAKRVAPNAQYLEVESLITTPKYDQLVARLNKL; this comes from the coding sequence ATGAAAGAAAAAACAAGTCTTAAGGTGCGTGTTCAGAAACTTGGAACTGCACTCTCAAATATGGTCATGCCTAACATTCCGATTTTAATTGCTTGGGGTGTTCTCACGATGTTCTTTATTCCAGATGGGTTCACACCTAACAGTACTTTTGCTGCTATGGTTGGCCCAATGCTTGTCTTCCTTATTCCCGTCATGATTGGTTATACAGGGGGTAAGAATATCTATGATCACCGCGGAGGTGTTGTTGGTGCTATTGCTACCTTTGGTTCGATCGTGGCCACAGCAACAACTGCGATGGGCGGGCTTAATGAAACCGGCAATGTTCCCATGATTTTAGGAGCTATGATTTTAGGTCCTCTTGGAGCTTGGGTGATTAAGAAATTTGACCAAGTCGTCCAACCTCGTATCAAAGCAGGACTTGAGATGTTGATTAACAACTTTTCTGCCGGTCTTGTCGGTTTTGGTATTTCATTATTTGCCGTAAAAGTAGTTGGTCCATTGGTTGCAGCATTAACAGATATTATGGGGCAAGGTGTTGATTTCCTCGTCTCAAATCATCTCATCCCTTTAGCAAATGTCTTTATTGAACTTGCTAAAATTCTATTTTTAAACAATGCGATCAATCAAGGAATTTTAACACCTTTAGGTATCCAACAAGCCAGTGAACAAGGAAAATCGCTGTTGTTCTTACTTGAAGCAAACCCTGGACCAGGTCTTGGTATTTTGATTGCCTTTTGGCTCTTTGGTAAAGGTTCAGCGAAAGCCACAGCACCAGGTGCGATGATTATCCAATTTATTGGTGGGATTCACGAAATTTATTTCCCATACGTGATGATGAAACCTGCCCTGTTCTTCGCAGTAATTGCTGGTGGGGTATCAGGTACTTTGACAAATAACTTTTTAGGTGCGGGTCTACAAGCTCCAGCGTCTCCAGGTTCCATTATTGCCATCACAGGGATGGCCTCTGGTAAAGCCGCAGGAGGAGTGGGAAATATTCTGAGTGTCTGGGCTGGTATTCTTGTCGCTGCAGGTGTTTCTTTCCTTGTTGCATCCTTCATTTTGAAACGTGATAAGTCAATGGTGGATGATTCAGCACTTGAAGAAGCACAAGCCAATGTTTCGGAAGCGAAGGCTGTTGCCAAAGGACAAGCGCCATCTCATGAAACGGTTGATTTTTCAGCGGTTAAACATGTCATTTTTGCTTGTGATGCGGGTATGGGCTCGTCTGCGATGGGCGCATCTATCTTAAGAAACAAAGTAAATAAAGCTGGTTTGCCACAAGATGTTACCAATATTGCTATTGCAAATCTGAAAGCAGGACCAGATACTATCGTCGTTACACAAGAAGAATTAGCCGCACGTGCGGCAACAATGTCACCAGATGCTATTCGATATTCTGTTTCAAACTTTTTAAATTCACCAAAATACGATGAGATAATTTCACAATTGTCTCAAACACAAGCTTCAGAATCCGCTAAGAGCGAGCGTGTTACTTTAACGAACAATTCAATAGTAGAAGAAGAGATAGACCTGAATCAAATCGATGAAGTTGTCTTTGCTCATGATGGTGAGCATATCGGGTCTGCAACAATGGGTAAAGAAACATTAGGTGCCATCTTTAAGATGAATGGCATCCAACTTCCGATTTCTGATGTAGAGTTTTTAGGTTTAGCGGCCTTCAATGCAGCGAACATTATGATTGTAACTACAGAAGCATTTACCCATCGAGCAAAAAGAGTAGCACCGAATGCTCAATATTTGGAAGTTGAAAGTCTGATTACGACTCCAAAATATGACCAACTTGTCGCACGTTTGAACAAGTTATAA
- a CDS encoding helix-turn-helix domain-containing protein: MKITAIEDSVSLELKLLELMKEKGDWIDAEEMAKTLGISTKRTTSLINSLLHEIRSFDSDNLNLKILKGRGNLLEIKDARDYRKFRQKLIENIIIYKILFSIALNKDANLERLAMENFVSESLIKKRIASANQMMAKLGVKVVTRKKQYLFQGDEQQVRGMLNILFWRLYRGDEWPFSGVNKEKIIHLISQISHEIDLQMNQFTAYQIAYMFAINFSRYQRGFSVNLEEGWEKYRSICEWIDEKTDIYALFYKNYGFPKHEVDFLLIEAMTKSKIYNSLEHKTPDFWSILEGTPAFEATERLVQKMELHTGKLSEEKRRLFLRYIYPCHLHADLFSNIIFSESGYHAINVSSYFFPVMRQSLKKLLAELYQESGLTLFLNEEYLIGEYILALSFFMPVQFQEKEITLFIDTDLSEMLEKLLIRQIFNQFGHLYNLKIITSLSEPEQNVDIVISTSAMGEHSNLKKPAQLFLVHPFLTRREIGDIEDYLHILITKNDE; this comes from the coding sequence ATGAAAATAACAGCAATAGAAGACAGTGTGAGTCTAGAGCTCAAACTCTTAGAACTTATGAAAGAGAAGGGCGACTGGATTGATGCCGAAGAAATGGCAAAAACCTTGGGTATCAGCACCAAACGTACAACCAGCTTGATCAATAGCTTGCTCCATGAGATAAGGTCTTTCGACTCGGACAATCTCAATCTCAAAATATTAAAAGGGCGTGGCAATCTTTTAGAAATTAAGGATGCGCGTGATTATCGTAAATTTCGCCAAAAACTTATCGAAAACATCATTATTTATAAAATTCTCTTTTCGATTGCTTTAAACAAAGATGCAAATCTGGAACGCTTAGCTATGGAGAATTTTGTCAGCGAATCTTTGATTAAAAAGCGCATCGCAAGTGCCAACCAAATGATGGCCAAGCTGGGTGTGAAGGTTGTAACCAGAAAAAAACAGTATCTCTTTCAAGGAGATGAACAACAAGTAAGAGGGATGTTGAATATTCTCTTTTGGCGCCTTTACCGAGGGGATGAGTGGCCCTTTTCAGGGGTTAATAAAGAAAAAATCATTCACTTAATTTCGCAGATAAGCCATGAGATAGATCTGCAGATGAATCAGTTTACAGCCTACCAGATCGCCTATATGTTCGCCATAAATTTCAGCAGATATCAACGGGGTTTTTCAGTGAACCTGGAAGAAGGTTGGGAGAAATACCGTTCGATTTGTGAATGGATTGATGAAAAGACGGACATTTATGCTTTATTTTATAAAAATTATGGTTTTCCTAAACACGAAGTGGATTTTTTGCTGATTGAAGCCATGACCAAGAGCAAAATTTACAATAGTCTTGAACATAAGACGCCCGATTTTTGGAGTATTCTTGAAGGGACACCTGCCTTTGAAGCTACAGAACGTTTGGTTCAAAAAATGGAATTGCACACGGGTAAGCTCTCTGAAGAGAAAAGAAGATTGTTCTTACGGTATATTTATCCTTGTCATTTGCATGCAGACCTATTTTCAAATATCATTTTCTCAGAGTCTGGATATCATGCAATTAACGTTTCGTCTTACTTTTTCCCAGTCATGCGTCAATCTTTGAAAAAACTCCTCGCTGAGCTATATCAAGAAAGTGGCCTCACCCTCTTTTTAAATGAAGAGTATTTGATTGGTGAGTATATACTGGCCTTATCCTTCTTTATGCCCGTCCAGTTTCAGGAAAAAGAAATTACCCTCTTCATTGATACCGATTTGTCCGAGATGTTGGAAAAATTATTAATCCGACAAATTTTTAATCAATTTGGCCACCTTTATAATTTAAAAATAATCACAAGTTTATCAGAACCAGAACAAAATGTAGACATCGTTATCTCGACAAGCGCTATGGGAGAGCACAGCAATTTGAAAAAACCAGCGCAGCTATTCCTTGTGCATCCTTTCCTTACGCGAAGGGAAATCGGGGACATTGAGGACTATCTACATATCCTAATCACCAAAAATGACGAGTAA